Proteins encoded in a region of the Gemmatimonadales bacterium genome:
- a CDS encoding nuclear transport factor 2 family protein, with the protein MRSLLRPAVAVLVAGALGAPAASAQSHDEHLVTGVVQALASFSQAKNVAGLDTLYAPDAWVRIIEGAGVNRGWVDYRDHHLAPELAEFNNFTYRYYEIEPQVRSNVAWASFRYELIADTPQGHVEVEGRGTAILEKRDGRWLVVQTHTSGRRRQGP; encoded by the coding sequence ATGCGATCACTGTTGCGTCCCGCCGTCGCCGTCCTCGTCGCAGGTGCCCTGGGCGCGCCGGCCGCGTCGGCCCAGTCCCACGACGAGCACCTGGTCACCGGGGTGGTTCAGGCGCTGGCGTCGTTCAGCCAGGCCAAGAACGTGGCCGGCCTGGACACGCTGTACGCGCCGGATGCGTGGGTGAGGATCATCGAGGGCGCCGGGGTCAACCGTGGCTGGGTGGACTACCGGGACCACCATCTCGCGCCCGAGCTCGCGGAGTTCAACAACTTCACCTACCGGTACTACGAGATCGAGCCGCAAGTGCGGAGCAACGTGGCGTGGGCATCGTTCCGCTACGAGCTGATCGCGGACACGCCGCAAGGGCACGTGGAGGTCGAGGGCAGAGGCACGGCGATCCTCGAGAAGCGCGACGGGCGCTGGCTGGTCGTGCAGACCCACACGTCGGGGCGGCGTCGCCAGGGGCCGTGA
- a CDS encoding efflux RND transporter permease subunit, which translates to MDGPRPQPSCRAALDTFILLLFGSLNSASQATLIILNVPFALIGGIVALFVTGQYLSVPASVGFIALFGVAVLNGVMLVTCLNQVRAEGASLEEAVVRGTMLRVRPVLMTALVASLGLVPLLIARGAGSEIQRPLATVVVGGLVTSTLLTLLVLPVLYGVFERRRVEF; encoded by the coding sequence ATGGACGGGCCGCGACCGCAACCGAGTTGCCGCGCCGCCCTCGATACATTTATTCTGCTCCTGTTCGGCTCCCTCAACTCGGCGAGCCAGGCCACACTCATCATCCTGAACGTGCCGTTCGCGCTGATCGGGGGGATCGTTGCCCTGTTCGTGACCGGTCAGTACCTCAGCGTACCAGCGTCGGTCGGGTTCATCGCGTTGTTCGGCGTGGCGGTACTGAACGGGGTCATGCTCGTCACCTGTCTCAACCAGGTACGCGCCGAGGGAGCCTCGCTCGAGGAGGCCGTCGTGCGCGGGACGATGCTGCGGGTCCGACCCGTGCTGATGACGGCCCTGGTGGCGAGCCTCGGGCTCGTCCCGCTCCTCATCGCGCGAGGTGCAGGCTCCGAGATCCAGCGGCCGCTCGCGACGGTCGTGGTCGGTGGTCTGGTCACGTCCACGTTGTTGACGTTGCTCGTCTTGCCGGTCCTGTACGGTGTGTTCGAGCGGCGGCGCGTCGAGTTCTAA
- a CDS encoding CYCXC family (seleno)protein → MLVGLVARGVSSGGQGGHPTPRPGVTAANVLPRSMLTGYMNEVNAYAAARENPEVLDGLYCYCDCSKHSGHRSLLTCFESQHGAACEVCQREAIIGAEMHGRGATLDQIRQAVDAQFGS, encoded by the coding sequence GTGCTTGTCGGCCTAGTGGCGCGTGGGGTGAGCTCCGGGGGGCAGGGCGGTCATCCGACGCCGCGGCCCGGCGTCACGGCCGCGAACGTCCTCCCGCGCTCGATGCTGACGGGGTACATGAACGAGGTCAACGCATACGCCGCGGCGCGGGAAAACCCCGAAGTCCTCGACGGCCTGTACTGCTACTGCGATTGCAGCAAGCACTCGGGTCACCGGTCGCTGCTCACCTGCTTCGAGAGCCAGCACGGCGCGGCATGCGAGGTCTGCCAACGGGAGGCGATCATAGGCGCAGAGATGCACGGGCGGGGAGCGACCCTGGATCAGATCCGGCAGGCAGTGGATGCCCAGTTCGGGAGTTGA
- a CDS encoding P-II family nitrogen regulator yields MKLIVAIVRPFKVTGILDAVESDPGFPGMTVLEVRGFGREKSAPHSHVPEEELVDFVPHTAILVAAPDDRASAIAEHLADMARTGQPGDGKVFVLPLEAAVRIATGERGEAALR; encoded by the coding sequence ATGAAACTCATTGTTGCGATCGTGCGGCCGTTCAAGGTGACAGGCATCCTGGACGCGGTTGAGTCGGACCCCGGGTTTCCGGGAATGACCGTGCTTGAAGTCCGAGGATTCGGCCGGGAGAAGTCGGCACCGCATAGCCATGTGCCGGAGGAGGAGCTGGTCGATTTCGTGCCGCACACGGCGATCCTCGTGGCCGCACCGGACGATCGCGCGTCGGCGATCGCGGAGCACCTGGCGGACATGGCCCGTACCGGACAGCCCGGCGACGGCAAGGTGTTCGTGCTCCCGCTTGAGGCCGCCGTGCGTATCGCGACCGGGGAGCGTGGTGAGGCGGCGCTCCGGTGA